A window of Conger conger chromosome 13, fConCon1.1, whole genome shotgun sequence contains these coding sequences:
- the LOC133107215 gene encoding olfactory receptor 1M1-like, translating into MENVSAVTSFILTAYTELEDHKYLYFTCFLLVYILILLANSVLIMVIFIDRTLHEPMYLFVCNLAMNELYGSTSLLPSILGHLLSRNYEISLTFCLLQIFCIHLYGSVEFTILALMSYDRYVAICRPLHYHLLMSPRKVGILISMCWIYPCIVFGLYFMLTVQLTFCGRIIEKVYCINFALIKLSCFQTSIQSIVGFFVTILMIIPLLLVILFSYAQILRICIFSSKDSQTKALQTCSPHILAVISYAVAGFFEVAQSRLRMSHIPHKARIFFSIYALIVTPIFNPVVYGICLHNIRGQIYKLFSGKRIH; encoded by the coding sequence ATGGAAAAtgtatcagcagtgacatccttCATATTGACAGCATACACTGAACTGGAAgatcataaatatttatacttCACATGTTTTCTCCTGGTTTACATTCTTATATTATTGGCCAATTCAGTTCTGATCATGGTCATTTTCATTGACAGAACTCTACATGAAcccatgtatttgtttgtttgtaatttaGCCATGAATGAACTTTATGGCAGCACATCTTTATTGCCATCAATTCTTGGTCATTTATTATCTCGTAATTATGAAATATCACTTACATTTTGTCTATTGCAGATCTTTTGCATTCACCTATATGGTTCAGTTGAATTTACCATTTTAGCATTGATGAGCTATGACCGGTATGTTGCCATTTGTCGTCCACTACACTATCACCTCCTCATGTCTCCTAGAAAAGTAGGTATACTCATTTCAATGTGCTGGATTTATCCTTGTATTGTTTTTGGACTGTATTTCATGCTCACTGTACAGCTTACATTTTGTGGCAGGATCATAGAAAAGGTGTATTGTATTAACTTTGCATTAATCAAACTGTCTTGCTTTCAAACTTCAATTCAGAGCATAGTTGGTTTTTTTGTAACCATTTTGATGATTATTCCATTGCTTCTGGTGATACTATTTTCCTATGCACAAATACTGAGAATCTGCATATTTTCTtcgaaggactctcagaccaaaGCTCTTCAGACATGCAGCCCTCACATCCTGGCTGTGATTAGCTATGCAGTGGCAGGGTTTTTTGAGGTTGCTCAAAGTAGGCTTCGCATGAGTCACATTCCTCATAAAGCTCGCATATTCTTTTCCATTTATGCTTTGATAGTTACCCCAATATTTAATCCTGTAGTTTATGGAATTTGCCTTCACAACATAAGAGGTCAGATTTACAAACTGTTTAGTGGTAAAAGAATACACTAA
- the LOC133108528 gene encoding olfactory receptor 1M1-like, producing MENVSAVTSFILTAYTELEDHKYLYFTCFLLVYILILLANSVLIMVIFIDRTLHEPMYLFVCNLAMNELYGSTSLLPSILGHLLSRNYEISLTFCLLQIFCIHLYGSVEFTILALMSYDRYVAICRPLHYHLLMSPRKVGILISMCWIYPCIVFGLYFMLTVQLTFCGRIIEKVYCINFALIKLSCFESPIQSIVGFFVTILMIIPLLLVILFSYAQILRICIFSSKDSQTKALQTCSPHILAVISYAVAAFFEVAQSRLRMSHIPHKARIFFSIYALIVTPIFNPVVYGICLHNIRGQIYKLFSGKRIH from the coding sequence ATGGAAAAtgtatcagcagtgacatccttCATATTGACAGCATACACTGAACTGGAAgatcataaatatttatacttCACATGTTTTCTCCTGGTTTACATTCTTATATTATTGGCCAATTCAGTTCTGATCATGGTCATTTTCATTGACAGAACTCTACATGAAcccatgtatttgtttgtttgtaatttaGCCATGAATGAACTTTATGGCAGCACATCTTTATTGCCATCAATTCTTGGTCATTTATTATCTCGTAATTATGAAATATCACTTACATTTTGTCTATTGCAGATCTTTTGCATTCACCTATATGGTTCAGTTGAATTTACCATTTTAGCATTGATGAGCTATGACCGGTATGTTGCCATTTGTCGTCCACTACACTATCACCTCCTCATGTCTCCTAGAAAAGTAGGTATACTCATTTCAATGTGCTGGATTTATCCTTGTATTGTTTTTGGGCTGTATTTCATGCTCACTGTACAGCTTACATTTTGTGGTAGGATCATAGAAAAGGTGTATTGTATTAACTTTGCATTAATCAAACTGTCTTGCTTTGAATCTCCAATTCAGAGCATAGTTGGTTTTTTTGTAACCATTTTGATGATTATTCCATTGCTTCTGGTGATACTATTTTCCTATGCACAAATACTGAGAATCTGCATATTTTCTtcgaaggactctcagaccaaaGCTCTTCAGACATGCAGCCCTCATATCCTGGCTGTGATTAGCTATGCAGTGGCAGCGTTTTTTGAGGTTGCTCAAAGTAGGCTTCGCATGAGTCACATTCCTCATAAAGCTCGCATATTCTTTTCCATTTATGCTTTGATAGTTACCCCAATATTTAATCCTGTAGTTTATGGAATTTGCCTTCACAACATAAGAGGTCAGATTTACAAACTGTTTAGTGGTAAAAGAATACACTAA
- the LOC133107396 gene encoding olfactory receptor 1468-like → MENVSVVTSFILTAYTELEDHRYLYFMCFLFLYIVILLVNSVLIIVIYTDRGLHEPMYLFICNLAVNGVYGSTSLLPSMLSHLFSHNYEVSLTNCLLQIYCLHSYGTVEFTILAVMSYDRYVAICFPLHYHLLMSPRKAYAAIALSWIIPFLYFALYFILTVRLSFCGRFIEKVYCMNFPLIKLSCFDTTIQRFVGLALLLVSPCSQIVMILFTYAQILRICLFASKESQIKALQTCTPHLLAVINYGLGCLFELIQSRFNMTHVSYKARIFMSIYFAIFSAMLNPFIYGMGIHAIRVQVLKLFSSTKCT, encoded by the coding sequence ATGGAAAATGTATCAGTAGTGACATCCTTCATATTGACGGCATACACTGAACTGGAAGATCACAGATATTTATACTTCATGTGTTTcctgtttttatacattgtgaTATTATTGGTCAATTCAGTTTTAATCATTGTAATTTACACTGACAGAGGTCTGCATGAgcccatgtatttatttatatgtaattTAGCAGTGAACGGAGTGTATGGTAGTACATCTTTATTACCTTCTATGCTCAGCCATTTGTTTTCTCATAATTATGAAGTATCTCTGACCAATTGTCTATTACAGATATATTGTTTACACTCATATGGTACAGTTGAATTTACTATTTTAGCAGTGATGAGCTATGACCGGTATGTTGCCATTTGTTTCCCATTACACTATCACCTCCTCATGTCTCCAAGAAAAGCTTATGCAGCTATTGCATTGTCCTGGATTATTCCCTTTCTCTATTTTGCCCTTTATTTCATATTGACTGTCCGACTTTCATTTTGTGGCAGATTTATAGAAAAAGTTTATTGCATGAATTTCCCTTTAATTAAGCTGTCTTGCTTTGATACAACCATTCAGAGGTTTGTCGGACTAGCATTACTTTTGGTTTCCCCTTGTTCTCAGATTGTCATGATACTATTTACCTATGCACAAATACTCAGAATCTGCCTGTTTGCATCTAAGGAATCTCAAATCAAAGCACTTCAAACATGTACCCCTCACTTACTGGCTGTAATTAACTATGGACTAGGATGTTTATTTGAGCTCATTCAAAGCCGTTTCAACATGACTCATGTATCTTATAAAGCACGCATATTCATGTCTATATATTTTGCAATATTTTCTGCCATGCTTAATCCTTTTATTTATGGAATGGGCATTCATGCCATAAGAGTTCAGGTTTTAAAACTGTTTAGTAGTacaaaatgtacatga